A part of Rhodamnia argentea isolate NSW1041297 chromosome 8, ASM2092103v1, whole genome shotgun sequence genomic DNA contains:
- the LOC125316180 gene encoding uncharacterized protein LOC125316180, whose translation MNVLLWLAYLSADRVAAFAIGLISHNQSNSSARGAEVDGALQAFWASFLLLHLGGTDTITSFSMEDNSLWGRHLLSLTFQIGAAIYVFMQIFTVNKLLVIPTMLVFLAAVIKNAERISALNLSSLPRLGEWVFSHDTFSEDAYNELVQELDVLGEDGEEGEQEEVKLLESTVVKHGYNFFQIFKVFLGDLMFTCQEREMSRKYFHYVSAVDALRVISVELHFIYEVLHTKALAIRSKWSFILRFMAFTDLNMAFVLFYRLKKHRLHKLDVEITYFLLFGGIALDLIALFMLIFSDWIVARINSAFFQALDCLMKPHFANCTSELYVRGTYKAFNTRLIFKRWSESIFACNLLSESFGESPRKMYKLSWHGRIFGFSDVCWFPLCVTARIISCFQQASEIIVRVFGSRNTRSKISTLANSRHVSKNPFIKELWIFIFKEVKRKSENADDSTKVREIFEARGDLCLQNTLPRSISSKFLQYVTRANYDTSVIVWHVATEIWYNIETPEEWDEEWEFSKILSDYVTYLLLNRLKVISAVTGIAQITTWETVRELREHIRSHRTKDVKELCTQLYQVRFGQSSQSIHSQSPLRQGIKLAQEIESLGEIKWKVMSGVWVEMLSYAASHVKGEAHVQVLSEGGELLAFVWLLMAHFGCLYRHEWGMYYEYQMRGLAV comes from the coding sequence ATGAACGTCCTCTTGTGGTTGGCCTATTTGTCGGCTGATCGGGTAGCTGCATTCGCAATCGGGCTTATCTCTCACAACCAAAGCAATTCGTCTGCTCGTGGAGCTGAAGTAGACGGAGCACTTCAAGCGTTTTGGGCCTCATTTCTCTTGTTACATCTTGGTGGTACGGACACCATCACCTCGTTCTCTATGGAGGATAATTCGCTTTGGGGACGGCACCTGCTCAGCCTCACCTTCCAAATCGGTGCTGCCATCTATGTCTTCATGCAAATATTTACCGTCAACAAGTTGCTGGTAATCCCTACAATGCTAGTATTTCTTGCCGCGGTCATAAAAAATGCGGAGAGGATATCGGCACTTAATCTCTCGAGCCTCCCGAGGCTCGGGGAATGGGTGTTCTCACATGACACGTTTTCTGAGGATGCTTATAACGAGTTGGTTCAAGAACTTGATGTTCTAggtgaagatggagaagaaggagaacaagaagaagtgaagCTTTTAGAGAGTACTGTGGTGAAGCATGGTTACAACTTCTTTCAAATCTTTAAGGTCTTTCTCGGAGATCTCATGTTCACTTGTCAAGAACGGGAAATGAGCCGCAAATATTTCCACTATGTTTCTGCGGTGGATGCGTTGAGAGTGATATCAGTCGAACTACATTTCATTTATGAGGTGCTCCATACAAAAGCTTTGGCAATACGCTCCAAGTGGAGCTTTATTCTCCGCTTCATGGCCTTTACTGATCTTAATATGGCTTTCGTCCTGTTCTATCGCTTAAAGAAGCATCGGCTCCACAAACTTGATGTGGAAATtacttattttcttctttttggaggGATTGCTCTTGATTTGATTGCTCTgttcatgctcattttctcCGATTGGATTGTCGCCAGAATCAATTCTGCATTTTTCCAAGCTTTGGATTGCCTGATGAAGCCCCATTTTGCCAATTGTACATCAGAGCTTTATGTAAGGGGTACATACAAGGCGTTCAATACACGATTAATATTTAAAAGGTGGTCAGAATCCATCTTTGCTTGCAACCTTTTATCCGAGAGCTTTGGTGAGAGTCCAAGAAAGATGTATAAGCTTAGCTGGCATGGGCGCATCTTTGGTTTTTCTGATGTCTGCTGGTTTCCGTTATGTGTGACTGCGAGGATCATCTCTTGTTTCCAGCAAGCTAGTGAGATAATCGTGAGAGTCTTTGGATCGAGGAACACGAGATCCAAAATATCAACGCTTGCCAATTCTAGGCACGTGTCCAAGAATCCCTTTATCAAGGAGCTATGGATCTTTATCTTTAAGGAGGTAAAACGTAAATCTGAGAATGCGGATGATTCGACAAAGGTCAGAGAGATATTTGAGGCTAGAGGTGATCTGTGTCTCCAAAATACACTGCCTAGGAGTATTTCTAGCAAGTTTTTACAATATGTCACCAGGGCTAATTATGACACCAGTGTTATAGTGTGGCATGTTGCTACGGAAATATGGTATAACATCGAGACACCCGAAGAATGGGACGAAGAATGGGAATTCAGCAAGATCCTCTCCGACTACGTGACGTATCTTTTACTTAATCGGCTTAAGGTGATATCTGCCGTGACGGGCATTGCCCAGATCACAACTTGGGAGACGGTGCGTGAGCTACGGGAGCACATCCGCTCTCATCGGACCAAGGATGTGAAGGAGCTATGCACGCAATTATATCAAGTTCGCTTTGGACAATCGAGCCAAAGTATCCACTCCCAATCCCCCCTCCGCCAGGGGATCAAGTTGGCCCAGGAGATCGAAAGCCTCGGGGAAATAAAGTGGAAGGTGATGAGCGGAGTGTGGGTGGAGATGCTGTCATACGCAGCAAGTCATGTTAAGGGAGAGGCGCATGTGCAGGTGCTAAGCGAAGGTGGTGAGCTTCTTGCCTTTGTTTGGCTACTGATGGCTCATTTCGGCTGTCTCTACAGACATGAATGGGGCATGTATTATGAGTACCAGATGCGAGGGCTCGCTGTGTGA